The Acetivibrio saccincola genome window below encodes:
- a CDS encoding ATP-dependent Clp protease ATP-binding subunit, whose product MYGRFTEKAEKAMKYSQEIAAELGHSYVGTEHLLYGLIKEGSGIAARVLQNQGMTEDKVLKQIEELIGRGEKMNEQPLGLTPRTKRVLELSFREARKIGHNFIGTEHLLLGILKEGESVAVRIMMDLGIDPQKLFHEMLKMLNEEAPSAGGGPKSGKMHSNTPVLDQFGRDLTEMAREAKFDPVVGREKEIERVIQILSRRTKNNPCLIGEPGVGKTAIAEGLAQKIVDGNIPETLKDKRVVTLDLSSMVAGAKYRGEFEERLKKAIEEIKKSGNVILFIDEMHTIIGAGAAEGAIDASNILKPSLARGEIQVIGATTFDEYRKHVEQDAALERRFQPIVVEEPTKEEAIVILKGLRDQYEAHHRVKITDEALVAAVNLSDRYITDRFLPDKAIDLIDEAGSRVRLRSFTAPPDLKELEEKAERLKKEKEDAIVSQEFEKAAKIRDEEQKIKDELERVKNSWKQKNQTTTDIVDADEIAGVVADWTGIPVKRLAEEETERLMNMEEELHKRVVGQDEAVKALSKAIRRGRVGLKDPKRPVGSFIFLGPTGVGKTELSKALAEVLFADEKAMIRIDMSEYMEKHSVSRLIGSPPGYVGYEEGGQLTEKVRRTPYSVVLFDEIEKAHPDVFNILLQILEDGRLTDSQGRVVDFRNTVIIMTSNVGARLITEPKRLGFGVGEDKARDYKDMKDNVMGELKKTFRPEFLNRVDEIIVFHPLEEEHLIKIVDIMVGFLSKRLKDNGIEIEITEEAKALLAKEGFDQVFGARPLRRAIQSMVEDKLAEEMLEGRVKAGDRVVVERDGDELVVKKSLSLNK is encoded by the coding sequence ATGTATGGACGTTTTACAGAAAAAGCTGAAAAGGCAATGAAATATTCACAGGAAATAGCAGCAGAATTAGGACATAGTTATGTAGGAACTGAGCATTTACTATACGGACTTATTAAAGAAGGAAGCGGTATAGCAGCCCGGGTGCTGCAAAACCAGGGCATGACAGAAGATAAGGTATTAAAGCAAATTGAAGAGCTTATAGGCAGAGGGGAGAAGATGAATGAACAGCCTTTAGGTCTTACTCCCAGGACAAAAAGAGTTCTTGAATTAAGTTTCAGGGAAGCAAGAAAAATAGGTCATAATTTTATAGGAACAGAACACTTACTTCTTGGAATTTTAAAAGAAGGGGAAAGTGTTGCAGTAAGGATAATGATGGATTTAGGCATAGACCCTCAAAAACTTTTTCATGAAATGCTCAAAATGTTAAACGAAGAAGCTCCAAGTGCAGGGGGAGGTCCAAAGAGCGGCAAAATGCATTCTAATACGCCTGTATTAGACCAGTTTGGAAGAGACTTGACGGAAATGGCAAGGGAAGCTAAATTTGATCCTGTAGTTGGAAGGGAAAAAGAAATTGAAAGAGTTATCCAGATACTCAGCAGGAGAACAAAAAATAACCCTTGCTTAATTGGGGAACCAGGTGTTGGTAAGACTGCAATAGCAGAAGGATTAGCTCAAAAAATCGTAGATGGCAACATTCCTGAGACCCTAAAGGACAAAAGGGTTGTAACACTGGATTTATCTTCTATGGTTGCAGGTGCAAAGTACAGGGGTGAGTTTGAAGAGAGGCTGAAAAAAGCCATTGAAGAAATAAAAAAGTCAGGAAATGTAATTCTCTTTATTGATGAAATGCACACCATCATAGGGGCAGGAGCAGCTGAAGGGGCAATTGATGCATCTAATATTTTAAAGCCTTCTTTGGCAAGAGGTGAAATACAAGTTATAGGTGCAACCACCTTTGATGAGTATAGAAAGCATGTAGAGCAGGATGCAGCTTTAGAAAGGAGATTTCAACCTATTGTTGTAGAAGAACCTACAAAGGAAGAAGCCATTGTTATACTGAAAGGTTTAAGGGATCAGTATGAAGCCCATCACAGGGTAAAAATCACAGATGAAGCCCTTGTAGCAGCCGTTAATTTGTCTGACAGGTATATAACAGACAGGTTTTTGCCGGACAAAGCAATCGACCTTATTGATGAAGCAGGCTCAAGGGTTAGGCTAAGGTCATTTACAGCACCTCCGGATTTAAAAGAATTGGAGGAAAAGGCTGAAAGACTTAAAAAAGAAAAAGAAGACGCTATAGTTTCCCAGGAATTTGAGAAAGCTGCAAAAATACGTGATGAAGAGCAAAAAATAAAGGATGAGCTGGAAAGGGTAAAAAACAGCTGGAAGCAAAAAAACCAGACTACAACAGATATTGTGGATGCAGATGAAATTGCAGGAGTGGTAGCGGATTGGACCGGTATTCCGGTTAAAAGGCTTGCAGAAGAAGAAACTGAAAGACTTATGAATATGGAGGAAGAGCTTCATAAGAGAGTGGTAGGTCAGGATGAAGCGGTAAAAGCTCTTTCAAAGGCCATCAGAAGAGGACGTGTAGGGCTTAAAGACCCTAAAAGACCGGTTGGTTCTTTCATATTCTTAGGACCTACAGGGGTAGGAAAAACCGAGCTTAGCAAGGCTCTGGCGGAAGTTCTTTTTGCAGATGAAAAAGCAATGATAAGAATAGATATGTCTGAATATATGGAAAAACACAGTGTTTCAAGACTTATTGGTTCACCACCGGGATATGTGGGCTATGAAGAAGGTGGACAACTTACTGAAAAGGTTAGAAGAACTCCATATTCAGTTGTACTCTTTGATGAAATCGAAAAAGCCCATCCTGACGTATTTAATATATTGCTGCAAATACTTGAAGATGGAAGGCTCACCGACTCCCAGGGAAGAGTTGTAGACTTTAGAAACACAGTTATAATAATGACTTCAAATGTGGGAGCAAGACTTATTACCGAACCTAAACGCCTTGGTTTTGGTGTAGGTGAGGACAAGGCAAGGGACTATAAAGACATGAAAGACAACGTTATGGGAGAACTTAAAAAGACTTTCAGACCTGAGTTTTTAAACAGGGTTGATGAAATTATAGTGTTCCATCCATTAGAGGAAGAACATTTAATAAAGATAGTTGATATTATGGTTGGGTTTCTTTCAAAAAGGCTTAAAGATAATGGTATAGAAATAGAAATAACAGAAGAGGCAAAAGCGCTTTTGGCAAAAGAAGGATTTGATCAGGTATTTGGTGCAAGGCCTTTAAGAAGGGCTATACAGAGCATGGTTGAAGACAAACTTGCTGAAGAAATGTTGGAAGGCAGGGTAAAAGCAGGTGATAGGGTAGTGGTAGAAAGAGATGGAGATGAGCTGGTTGTAAAAAAGAGTTTAAGTTTAAATAAGTAA